In Campylobacter sp. 2014D-0216, the following proteins share a genomic window:
- a CDS encoding rhomboid family intramembrane serine protease, which produces MVASFLIALNVVVFIFVNYLYFGSLKLDLILGLNLFFYQGFYWQILSTMFMHGNWTHLILNMIVLFQFGMMLEKYLGSFKFILLYLIGGVFCSLLSVFYVYLSFDGSFVNVVGASGAICVLMGYYAYLDKTATKGLIVAILLMSFVPIFMGVNVAWYAHIFGFICGYILGRLRVIK; this is translated from the coding sequence ATGGTAGCTTCTTTTTTAATCGCTTTAAATGTTGTTGTATTTATTTTTGTAAATTATCTTTATTTTGGATCATTGAAATTAGATCTTATTTTGGGTTTAAATTTATTTTTCTATCAAGGGTTTTATTGGCAAATTTTAAGCACAATGTTTATGCACGGAAACTGGACACATTTGATTTTAAATATGATAGTGCTTTTTCAGTTTGGAATGATGTTGGAGAAATATTTAGGAAGTTTTAAATTTATCTTACTTTATCTAATAGGTGGAGTGTTTTGCTCTCTACTTAGTGTTTTTTATGTGTATTTAAGCTTTGATGGAAGTTTTGTGAATGTAGTGGGCGCAAGTGGTGCGATATGTGTTTTGATGGGTTATTATGCTTATTTGGATAAAACTGCCACTAAAGGATTAATCGTAGCGATATTATTAATGAGTTTTGTGCCTATTTTTATGGGGGTAAATGTGGCTTGGTATGCACATATTTTTGGATTTATATGCGGATATATTTTAGGTAGATTAAGAGTAATAAAATGA
- a CDS encoding class 1 fructose-bisphosphatase — translation MQEIINDIQKAVIEISHELRYLKDFDYTSSQNATGDNQLKLDVKSDEIITRVLKQSKGIKSLISEEKQDQLLINENEKYIIAYDPLDGSSLVDVNFAIGSIFAIYEHEASAKNLKAAVYAIYGVRLELIVCIDTPKLYRLNENNEFVYVKELKLSEKGKLNASGGTQKNWSSTHRDFIKALFDEGYRLRYSGAMVSDLHQILLKGGGLFSYPATTDAPNGKLRAYFEVFPFAFIFEKAGGFSTNGVNDSLLELEFDKIHASTPCFLGSKYEIEKLKQAYKGF, via the coding sequence ATGCAAGAGATTATCAATGATATACAAAAGGCTGTGATTGAAATTTCTCATGAGCTTAGATATTTAAAAGATTTTGATTATACAAGTTCTCAAAATGCCACAGGAGATAACCAGCTTAAGCTTGATGTTAAAAGTGATGAGATTATTACTCGTGTTTTAAAACAAAGTAAAGGTATTAAAAGCTTAATTAGTGAAGAAAAACAAGATCAATTACTCATCAATGAAAATGAAAAATACATCATAGCTTATGATCCGTTAGATGGTTCGTCTTTGGTTGATGTAAATTTTGCTATAGGATCAATTTTTGCCATTTATGAGCATGAAGCGAGCGCTAAGAATTTAAAAGCGGCTGTTTATGCGATTTATGGCGTGCGTTTAGAGTTGATAGTTTGCATAGATACTCCTAAACTTTATAGACTTAATGAAAATAATGAATTTGTGTATGTGAAAGAGTTAAAACTCAGCGAAAAGGGCAAGCTAAATGCAAGTGGTGGAACACAAAAAAACTGGTCTAGTACACATAGAGACTTCATCAAAGCTTTGTTTGATGAGGGTTATCGTTTAAGATATTCAGGTGCAATGGTGAGTGATTTACATCAAATTTTACTCAAAGGTGGAGGTTTGTTTTCATATCCTGCAACTACCGATGCACCCAATGGAAAACTAAGAGCTTATTTTGAAGTGTTTCCTTTTGCGTTTATATTTGAAAAAGCAGGGGGATTTTCTACCAATGGTGTAAATGATTCTTTGCTGGAATTAGAATTTGATAAAATTCATGCAAGCACACCATGCTTTTTGGGTTCAAAATATGAAATTGAAAAATTAAAACAAGCTTACAAAGGATTTTGA
- a CDS encoding DUF3298 and DUF4163 domain-containing protein, translating into MNKIIITALSLCASLYAYDENIFKLDILKGKEFDIYLYSSKKTHTSYGLVQNKQKQYSFWGSARNGEYYIDIADFGTCALKNTFQNKFKALCKINEEKKELDFLSLQSKAKIYQVSVKKEKKLQNDKSIEFDFSEDILKFSSADKKLMQIIDDFNENLDQNSLKQKAKENLEKWQKEENISNEFFSQAFVFYQDAHVISLGKNIYEYKGGAHGMTHIIRKTYNIDDMKLLRLKKELKLDNEDFQEMMKQKITSLYDVKELFDLKEFKMSEIFELREDGINFIWEPYEIAPYSTGVVEVFVSFEELKPFWKSNSKLAYLSLIK; encoded by the coding sequence ATGAATAAGATAATCATCACAGCATTAAGTTTATGTGCGAGTTTATATGCATACGATGAAAATATTTTTAAATTAGACATTTTAAAAGGAAAAGAATTTGATATTTATTTATATAGCTCTAAAAAAACTCACACTAGCTATGGTTTAGTACAAAATAAGCAAAAGCAGTATAGTTTTTGGGGTAGTGCTAGAAATGGTGAGTATTATATTGATATAGCAGATTTTGGGACTTGTGCATTAAAAAATACTTTCCAAAATAAATTTAAAGCTTTATGTAAAATAAACGAAGAGAAAAAAGAATTAGATTTTTTATCTTTACAGTCTAAAGCAAAAATTTATCAAGTTTCAGTTAAAAAAGAAAAGAAGCTTCAAAACGATAAAAGCATAGAATTTGATTTTAGTGAAGATATACTGAAATTTTCAAGTGCAGATAAGAAATTAATGCAAATTATAGATGATTTTAATGAAAACTTAGACCAAAACTCACTCAAGCAAAAAGCAAAAGAAAATTTAGAAAAATGGCAAAAAGAAGAAAATATTAGTAATGAATTTTTTTCACAAGCTTTTGTTTTTTACCAAGATGCGCATGTGATTTCTTTGGGGAAAAATATTTATGAGTATAAAGGCGGAGCTCATGGTATGACCCATATTATAAGAAAAACATATAATATCGATGATATGAAACTTCTTAGATTGAAAAAAGAATTAAAACTAGACAATGAAGACTTTCAAGAAATGATGAAACAAAAAATCACAAGCTTATATGATGTAAAAGAATTATTTGATCTTAAAGAATTTAAAATGAGTGAAATTTTTGAATTAAGAGAAGATGGTATTAATTTTATATGGGAACCTTATGAAATAGCTCCTTATTCAACTGGAGTTGTTGAAGTATTTGTGAGTTTTGAAGAGTTAAAGCCATTTTGGAAAAGTAATTCAAAATTAGCTTATTTGAGTCTAATCAAATAA
- a CDS encoding PepSY-like domain-containing protein has translation MKKLALAFFISLNTLNAGIVIAPDSLPVNIKKFIKDYFNADIGLVEQDGHSYEIYLSDGSEIEFSLNGEFKEAENFRSLNYAILPLAIQNTIKNIYPNTAIIEIERKISYYKIKLNNQMKLYIDHNGTILRQKFDD, from the coding sequence ATGAAAAAATTAGCTTTAGCTTTTTTTATTAGTTTAAATACTCTTAATGCTGGTATTGTTATAGCACCCGATTCACTACCGGTTAATATCAAAAAATTCATCAAAGATTATTTTAATGCAGATATAGGCTTAGTAGAGCAAGATGGTCATTCGTATGAAATTTATCTTAGCGATGGTAGCGAAATCGAGTTTTCTTTAAATGGAGAATTTAAAGAAGCAGAAAATTTTAGGTCACTCAATTATGCGATTTTGCCTTTAGCTATACAAAATACCATTAAAAACATCTACCCTAATACCGCAATCATAGAAATAGAAAGAAAAATTTCTTATTATAAAATCAAACTCAACAATCAAATGAAACTTTATATAGATCACAACGGAACTATTTTAAGACAAAAATTTGATGATTAA
- the metG gene encoding methionine--tRNA ligase yields MRYITTPIYYVNDVAHIGHAYTTIIADTLARFYRLQGQKTFFLTGTDEHGQKIEQAASARNFTPKEYADEISTKFKKLWDEFEISYDYFIRTTDENHKLSVQKAFKKMFDKGDIYKGTYEGFYCVSCESYFTQTQLVNECHCPDCGKKTQLLKEESYFFKLSKYQDQILKWYKEKEPILPKNKANELIHFVEGGLKDLSITRTSFEWGVKLPKELNDEKHVVYVWLDALMNYVSALGYGLDEKNMDLWPAHIHFVGKDILRFHAVYWPAFLMSLELPLPQFIAAHGWWTKDGEKMSKSKGNVVAPKEVADTFGLEAFRYFLLREVPFGNDGDFSQKALITRINAELSNELGNLLNRIIGMSAKYSQNVIDSKDVGLYFTQELHECKKYLDHAINALEGIQPNRYLEELFKALSLANLCISKYEPWNLIKNNQTQKANALVALCANILAKVAILLYAAMPKTALKIAKALNFEISNENYQKLILNYQLCDLKSSTCEALFPKVEYTQEEKKEEKKEATPSLAQIKIDDFKKIEIKVALVKDCQNIEGSEKLLKFQLELENGELRQVLSGIAKFYKASELIGKQVCVITNLKKAKIFGHESQGMILSAEKDGKLVLISPQSFIENGALIG; encoded by the coding sequence ATGCGTTATATTACTACTCCTATATATTATGTAAATGATGTAGCACACATAGGCCATGCTTATACTACAATCATAGCTGACACTTTGGCGAGATTTTATCGCTTGCAAGGTCAGAAAACTTTTTTTCTTACAGGAACTGATGAGCATGGCCAAAAGATAGAACAAGCTGCTAGTGCTAGAAATTTCACTCCTAAAGAATATGCAGATGAGATTAGTACTAAATTTAAAAAATTATGGGATGAGTTTGAAATTTCTTATGATTATTTCATTAGAACTACAGATGAAAACCACAAATTAAGTGTGCAAAAAGCATTTAAAAAAATGTTTGATAAAGGTGATATTTATAAAGGTACGTATGAGGGTTTTTATTGCGTTTCTTGTGAGAGTTATTTTACTCAAACTCAGCTTGTAAATGAGTGTCATTGTCCAGATTGTGGCAAAAAAACACAACTACTGAAAGAAGAAAGTTACTTTTTCAAGCTTTCTAAATATCAAGATCAAATTCTTAAATGGTATAAAGAAAAAGAGCCGATTTTACCTAAAAATAAAGCCAATGAATTAATTCACTTTGTTGAAGGAGGATTAAAAGATCTTTCCATCACAAGAACAAGTTTTGAATGGGGGGTAAAACTTCCAAAAGAACTAAATGATGAAAAACATGTGGTGTATGTTTGGCTTGATGCTTTGATGAATTATGTGAGTGCTTTGGGCTATGGACTTGATGAAAAAAATATGGATCTTTGGCCTGCTCATATTCATTTTGTAGGTAAGGATATTTTGCGTTTTCATGCGGTGTATTGGCCAGCATTTTTGATGAGTTTGGAGCTTCCTTTACCTCAATTTATTGCAGCACATGGTTGGTGGACTAAAGATGGTGAAAAAATGAGTAAATCTAAAGGCAATGTGGTAGCACCTAAAGAAGTGGCAGATACTTTTGGTTTAGAAGCTTTTAGGTATTTTTTACTTAGAGAAGTTCCTTTTGGCAATGATGGGGATTTTTCACAAAAAGCATTGATTACTAGAATTAATGCGGAGCTAAGTAATGAACTTGGAAATTTATTAAATAGAATTATCGGTATGAGTGCTAAATATTCTCAAAATGTGATTGATTCTAAAGATGTGGGTTTGTATTTTACTCAGGAGTTACATGAGTGTAAAAAGTATTTAGATCATGCAATTAATGCTTTAGAGGGTATTCAACCAAATCGCTATCTAGAAGAGCTTTTTAAAGCCTTGTCATTAGCAAATTTATGTATTAGCAAGTATGAGCCTTGGAATTTAATTAAAAACAATCAAACGCAAAAAGCTAATGCTTTGGTAGCTCTATGTGCTAATATTTTAGCAAAGGTAGCTATTTTACTTTATGCGGCTATGCCAAAAACAGCGTTAAAAATCGCAAAAGCTTTAAATTTTGAAATTTCAAATGAAAATTATCAAAAATTAATTTTAAACTATCAATTATGCGATCTAAAATCTAGTACATGTGAAGCTTTATTTCCAAAAGTAGAATATACGCAAGAAGAAAAAAAAGAAGAAAAAAAAGAAGCTACACCAAGTTTAGCTCAGATTAAAATTGATGATTTTAAAAAAATCGAAATCAAGGTAGCCTTGGTAAAAGATTGTCAAAATATCGAAGGAAGTGAAAAACTTTTAAAATTTCAACTTGAGCTTGAAAATGGCGAACTAAGACAAGTGCTTTCAGGTATTGCTAAATTTTATAAGGCAAGTGAGTTGATTGGTAAGCAAGTTTGCGTGATCACTAATTTAAAAAAGGCTAAAATTTTTGGACACGAGAGCCAAGGTATGATTTTAAGTGCAGAAAAAGATGGAAAATTGGTTTTAATTAGTCCGCAAAGTTTTATTGAAAATGGAGCTTTAATAGGCTAG
- a CDS encoding aspartate/glutamate racemase family protein yields MKTIGLIGGMSYESTLSYYEVINKITNHQLGKLHSAKIVLTSVDFEEIKECQNQNDWQKASEILTHHALLLEKCGVDFILICTNTMHWCYEDIQSRIQTPILHITKAMLLELQEQNVSKVLLLGTKYTMKERFYKEMLIQSGIEVFTPKEDDMVKINDIIFDELCKGVIKENSKKYFHDLIEQFPQVQGVILGCTELGLIIKESSKSLFDSAYIHAKIATLKALENE; encoded by the coding sequence TTGAAAACCATAGGTTTAATAGGCGGAATGAGCTATGAAAGCACATTAAGTTATTATGAGGTTATTAATAAAATTACAAACCATCAATTAGGTAAATTACATAGTGCTAAGATTGTTTTAACTAGTGTTGATTTTGAAGAGATTAAAGAGTGCCAAAACCAAAATGATTGGCAAAAAGCAAGTGAAATTTTAACCCATCATGCCCTACTTTTGGAAAAATGTGGCGTTGATTTTATCCTTATTTGTACCAATACAATGCATTGGTGTTATGAAGATATCCAAAGCCGTATTCAAACCCCTATTTTGCATATTACTAAAGCTATGCTTTTAGAACTTCAAGAGCAAAATGTGAGTAAGGTTTTATTGCTTGGTACTAAATACACAATGAAAGAGCGATTTTATAAAGAAATGCTAATCCAATCAGGCATTGAGGTGTTTACCCCTAAAGAAGATGATATGGTTAAAATCAATGATATTATCTTTGATGAGCTTTGCAAGGGTGTGATAAAAGAAAATTCAAAAAAATATTTTCATGATTTAATCGAGCAATTTCCACAAGTACAAGGGGTTATTTTAGGTTGTACTGAACTTGGCTTAATTATAAAAGAAAGCTCTAAGAGCTTGTTTGATAGTGCATATATCCACGCAAAAATTGCCACCTTGAAGGCTTTGGAGAATGAGTGA
- the mobB gene encoding molybdopterin-guanine dinucleotide biosynthesis protein B, translating into MKRLAMAFSGPSNSGKTTLITQVAKHLMGQNYKVCIIKHDPKDKASFDIAKKDSFKFFQSGADVMVLSPTRTTLFTHSPSTLEEAISKLDDFDFLLIEGLKTLDMPRISVFCKEVDESYFAYSNAIASYEKIENENLTWLCLDDLEGICDFILNNSKKV; encoded by the coding sequence GTGAAAAGATTAGCAATGGCCTTTAGTGGTCCTTCCAATTCGGGTAAAACTACTTTGATTACTCAAGTAGCTAAGCATTTGATGGGTCAAAATTATAAAGTTTGTATTATTAAGCATGATCCAAAAGACAAGGCAAGTTTTGATATCGCTAAAAAAGATAGTTTTAAATTTTTTCAAAGTGGCGCAGATGTGATGGTTTTAAGTCCTACAAGAACAACTTTATTTACACATTCTCCAAGCACTTTAGAAGAGGCGATTTCAAAATTAGATGATTTTGATTTTTTGTTAATAGAGGGTTTGAAGACTTTAGATATGCCAAGAATTAGTGTATTTTGTAAAGAGGTTGATGAGTCTTATTTTGCTTATTCTAATGCTATAGCAAGTTATGAAAAGATAGAAAATGAAAATTTAACTTGGCTTTGTTTAGATGATTTAGAAGGTATTTGTGATTTTATATTAAATAATTCAAAAAAAGTATAG
- a CDS encoding YceI family protein, with the protein MKKLFFSSLVAVSILTSATFAKDFSLDKAHTSVAFKIKHLQISNVNGNFKDYDATIDFDSANFEFKKLQANIKVASINTENKARDAHLQQDDFFKAKAHPNITFTMSKYEKISNEKGKMYGALNIAGVSKDIVLETEIGGVIKTDSGKEKAGFTLQGQIKRSDFNFAPDTTSLTLGDEVQINIEAEINEK; encoded by the coding sequence ATGAAAAAATTATTTTTTAGTTCACTAGTTGCTGTTTCTATTTTAACAAGCGCTACTTTTGCAAAAGATTTTAGTTTAGACAAAGCGCACACGAGTGTAGCTTTTAAAATCAAACATCTACAAATTAGCAATGTAAATGGAAATTTTAAAGATTACGATGCAACGATTGATTTTGACAGTGCAAATTTTGAATTTAAAAAATTACAAGCAAATATAAAAGTTGCCTCTATTAACACTGAAAACAAAGCTAGAGATGCACATTTACAACAAGATGATTTTTTCAAAGCAAAAGCTCACCCAAATATCACTTTCACTATGAGTAAGTATGAAAAAATTTCCAATGAAAAAGGCAAAATGTATGGTGCATTAAACATTGCAGGTGTAAGTAAAGATATCGTTTTAGAAACCGAAATTGGTGGAGTTATAAAAACAGATAGCGGCAAAGAAAAAGCAGGTTTTACTCTACAAGGTCAAATCAAAAGAAGTGATTTTAATTTTGCTCCAGATACCACTAGTCTAACGTTAGGTGATGAAGTGCAAATTAATATTGAGGCAGAGATTAACGAAAAATAA
- a CDS encoding lytic transglycosylase domain-containing protein, with amino-acid sequence MYSYEELEQKPNSLAKDYYLYRLLEKNEFKKDEVEGLKEHIYRYAGRIKNAIEAIVPPLGYNKEYEACYKFNTQNILDANTTCQLVRLNSLTFIQDLNSTIRNAMKKNIPQDNPNLAKLLEAFDAKDPLNYAILNYDSANFYKIYDFTKDKKDFFLEKDFVNELAKEKEFTNFVKEIIIKKKSPLIRKSLVNVDANLSFQDNAFYLGVNAILENDDQKALEFFQVARDTFKSRPLIDNAVFWLYLITQDKKYLDELVKSDSLNIYTLYARELKGMPLPKIEKLNPKKQKNDFDMKDPFVWQKLAKEVAKGTPEELNKLAKDFYTKDNIAIYAYIKERAENFSKHYFIMPYFEYLKAYSTQRQAMILALARQESRFIPTAISTSYALGIMQFIPFLANHIGNKELQIPNFDQDMLFEPKTAYTFANHHLDYLESKLNSPVFVAYAYNGGIGFTTRMLKRDDMFRAGKYEPFLSMELVPYAESRAYAKKVLANYIVYLHLLNDNTPISKFFETLIQNTDSQNTNKPAK; translated from the coding sequence ATGTATTCATATGAAGAATTAGAGCAAAAACCCAACTCTTTGGCTAAGGATTATTATTTATATCGTTTGTTGGAAAAAAATGAATTTAAAAAAGATGAAGTTGAAGGCTTAAAGGAGCATATTTATCGTTATGCTGGGCGTATTAAAAATGCTATTGAAGCTATTGTGCCACCTTTGGGGTATAATAAAGAATACGAAGCTTGTTATAAATTTAACACTCAAAATATCTTAGATGCTAATACAACATGTCAGCTTGTAAGATTAAATAGTCTAACCTTTATACAAGATCTAAATAGCACAATACGCAATGCAATGAAAAAAAATATTCCACAAGATAATCCTAATTTAGCAAAACTTTTAGAGGCTTTTGATGCAAAAGATCCTTTAAACTATGCGATTTTAAACTATGATAGTGCTAATTTTTACAAAATTTATGACTTTACAAAAGATAAAAAAGACTTTTTCTTGGAAAAAGATTTTGTCAATGAATTGGCCAAAGAGAAAGAATTTACAAATTTTGTAAAAGAAATTATCATTAAGAAAAAAAGCCCTTTGATTAGAAAATCTTTAGTTAATGTGGATGCGAATTTAAGTTTTCAGGATAATGCATTTTATCTAGGTGTGAATGCTATTTTAGAAAATGATGATCAAAAAGCATTAGAATTTTTTCAAGTTGCAAGAGATACTTTTAAAAGCAGACCATTGATAGATAATGCGGTTTTTTGGTTGTATTTGATTACTCAAGATAAAAAATACCTTGATGAGCTTGTAAAAAGTGATTCGCTAAATATTTATACTCTTTATGCAAGAGAACTCAAAGGAATGCCTTTACCTAAAATAGAAAAATTAAATCCTAAAAAGCAAAAAAATGACTTTGATATGAAAGATCCTTTTGTTTGGCAAAAACTAGCAAAAGAAGTCGCAAAAGGCACTCCAGAAGAATTAAATAAGCTTGCTAAAGACTTTTATACTAAAGACAATATCGCTATTTATGCGTATATTAAAGAAAGAGCGGAAAATTTTTCAAAGCATTATTTTATCATGCCTTATTTTGAATACTTAAAAGCGTATTCAACCCAAAGACAAGCGATGATTTTGGCTTTAGCTAGACAAGAAAGTCGTTTTATACCAACAGCAATTTCTACTTCTTATGCTTTGGGTATAATGCAGTTTATCCCATTTTTAGCTAACCATATAGGTAATAAAGAATTGCAAATTCCAAATTTTGATCAAGATATGCTTTTTGAACCAAAAACAGCTTATACTTTTGCAAACCATCATTTAGATTATTTAGAATCCAAACTTAATTCTCCGGTTTTTGTAGCATATGCGTATAATGGAGGTATAGGTTTTACCACGAGAATGTTAAAAAGAGATGATATGTTTAGAGCAGGAAAGTACGAGCCATTTTTATCTATGGAACTCGTTCCTTATGCTGAAAGTAGGGCGTATGCTAAAAAAGTTTTAGCTAATTATATTGTGTATTTACATCTTCTGAACGATAATACACCGATTTCGAAATTTTTTGAAACTTTGATTCAAAACACTGATTCTCAAAACACGAATAAACCTGCAAAATAG
- a CDS encoding substrate-binding domain-containing protein has product MKKILFVSLVAAAALNAEILVYGPGGPAPVLKELAKEFEAKNGEKVIINAGPTPKWIKQAKKDADIIYSGNTSMMDGFIKAMPKQIKIEDVQVLNARGSGMIVRANNPKKIKKFEDLLKDGVNVMVVDGAGQVGLYEDMALKTGKIENLEKLRKNIKVYAKNSKVAVDEWKNNKNIDVLIIWTHWIKAVGEKENRFIKADKNSIIYRAAEIVPTQKGLKNPKVAEFIQFTQSEEAQKVWEKEGWIAK; this is encoded by the coding sequence ATGAAAAAAATTTTATTTGTTAGTTTAGTTGCAGCAGCTGCGTTAAATGCTGAAATTTTAGTTTATGGTCCAGGTGGTCCTGCTCCTGTTTTAAAAGAACTTGCTAAGGAATTTGAAGCAAAAAATGGAGAAAAAGTAATTATTAATGCAGGGCCAACTCCTAAATGGATCAAGCAAGCTAAAAAAGATGCGGATATTATTTACTCAGGTAATACTTCTATGATGGATGGCTTTATTAAAGCAATGCCAAAACAAATTAAAATCGAAGATGTGCAGGTTTTAAATGCTAGAGGTTCTGGTATGATTGTAAGAGCAAATAATCCTAAAAAAATTAAAAAATTTGAAGATCTTTTAAAAGATGGCGTGAATGTTATGGTGGTTGATGGAGCAGGGCAGGTTGGTTTGTATGAAGATATGGCTTTAAAAACAGGAAAAATTGAAAATTTAGAAAAACTAAGAAAAAATATAAAAGTTTATGCAAAAAATTCTAAAGTGGCTGTTGATGAGTGGAAAAATAATAAAAACATCGATGTCTTGATCATTTGGACGCATTGGATTAAAGCAGTGGGAGAAAAAGAAAATCGCTTTATTAAAGCAGATAAAAACTCAATCATATATAGAGCAGCTGAAATAGTTCCAACTCAAAAAGGACTTAAAAATCCAAAAGTAGCTGAATTTATTCAATTTACACAAAGTGAAGAAGCTCAAAAAGTTTGGGAAAAAGAAGGTTGGATAGCAAAATAA
- the queC gene encoding 7-cyano-7-deazaguanine synthase QueC produces the protein MKKALCVISGGMDSTLCAYLAKKEGYEIIALHLDYNQRTMNKERECFNKICKELNIQTKYILDVSFIASIGGNSLTDYALEIPKEKLHEVEVPNTYVPFRNGIFLSIAGAIAEKEKCESIFIGVVQEDSSGYPDCSEKFIQKASEFINEGTTNSCKVQIKTPLVHLNKSQIVALALKENVALEHTWSCYEKEDKACGKCDSCLLRLRGFKEANAKDPIVYE, from the coding sequence ATGAAAAAAGCTCTTTGCGTTATTAGTGGAGGTATGGATAGCACCTTATGTGCGTATTTAGCTAAAAAAGAAGGGTATGAGATCATCGCCTTGCACTTAGACTACAACCAACGCACTATGAATAAAGAAAGAGAATGTTTTAATAAAATTTGTAAAGAATTAAATATTCAAACAAAATATATTTTAGATGTTTCTTTTATAGCTAGTATTGGCGGAAATTCTTTAACTGATTATGCTTTAGAAATCCCCAAAGAAAAATTACACGAAGTAGAAGTACCAAATACTTATGTGCCTTTTAGAAACGGTATCTTTTTATCAATTGCAGGCGCAATAGCTGAAAAAGAAAAATGTGAGAGTATTTTTATAGGCGTGGTACAAGAAGATAGCAGTGGCTACCCTGATTGTAGTGAAAAATTCATACAAAAAGCAAGCGAATTCATTAACGAGGGTACTACAAATTCTTGCAAGGTACAAATTAAAACCCCTTTAGTTCATCTTAATAAAAGTCAAATTGTTGCATTAGCATTAAAAGAAAATGTAGCCTTAGAGCACACTTGGTCTTGTTATGAAAAAGAAGATAAAGCTTGCGGAAAATGCGATAGTTGTTTATTAAGACTTAGAGGTTTCAAAGAAGCAAACGCCAAAGACCCTATCGTATATGAATAA
- the ybeY gene encoding rRNA maturation RNase YbeY has translation MIFCEEEMDISFLEKIAQKMSDQNIELVLVNENAMREINLSQRGIDKSTDVLSFPLVQNCENLLGSIVINLDEVDKKAQEYKHTSEEEMALLFIHAMLHLQGYDHEVDQGQMREKEQEWIEYFKLPKSLIVRVQEVENE, from the coding sequence ATGATTTTTTGTGAAGAGGAAATGGATATTTCTTTTCTTGAAAAAATTGCACAAAAAATGAGTGATCAAAATATAGAACTTGTTTTGGTAAATGAAAATGCAATGCGTGAGATTAATCTTAGTCAAAGAGGGATTGATAAAAGTACAGATGTGTTGTCTTTTCCGTTGGTGCAAAATTGTGAAAATTTGCTAGGTAGTATAGTGATAAATTTAGACGAAGTTGATAAAAAAGCTCAAGAATATAAACATACTAGCGAAGAAGAAATGGCATTGTTGTTTATCCATGCAATGTTGCATTTGCAAGGCTATGATCATGAGGTGGATCAAGGTCAAATGAGAGAAAAAGAGCAAGAGTGGATTGAGTATTTTAAACTTCCAAAAAGCTTAATTGTAAGAGTGCAAGAGGTTGAAAATGAATAA
- a CDS encoding SixA phosphatase family protein, which produces MKYIYFIRHAKAQKENYEQDLQRELSSNGKDDLKTMIYRIKDLNFNAQSIISSPAKRSIKTAQKFCKCFSLKEKDVTIEKSFYEGDVDCILNFIKELKESRVVLIMHNPFLQELCEYLAHIELESFPTSAILCMRFDIQDFKELKEHSGEVVFFDYPKSSDHI; this is translated from the coding sequence ATGAAATATATCTATTTTATCCGCCATGCAAAAGCTCAAAAAGAAAACTACGAACAAGATCTACAAAGAGAACTTAGCTCTAATGGAAAAGATGATTTAAAAACGATGATTTATAGAATTAAGGATTTGAATTTTAATGCACAAAGTATTATATCAAGTCCAGCAAAACGCAGTATAAAAACAGCGCAAAAGTTTTGCAAATGTTTCTCACTGAAAGAAAAAGATGTCACCATAGAAAAAAGCTTTTATGAAGGTGATGTGGATTGTATTTTAAATTTTATTAAAGAGCTTAAAGAGAGTAGGGTAGTGCTAATTATGCATAATCCTTTCTTGCAAGAATTATGTGAGTATTTAGCCCATATAGAATTAGAAAGCTTTCCAACTTCTGCTATTTTATGTATGCGTTTTGATATACAAGATTTTAAAGAGTTAAAAGAACATAGTGGGGAAGTAGTATTTTTTGACTATCCTAAAAGTTCAGATCATATTTAA